GTTCAACCGATGGATCATCCCAAGGCGCTATGGAACGCCATCCAAAATCAGGCGGGCAAGGCGCTCGGCGAAGAGTTTTGGCAAGAGATCTCCCGTCTTATTCCGAACCCCGGACCCCGCGTGGACGTTTACCAAACGGCCGAGGAAGTTGTTGTTGTCATAGAGCTGCCTGGGCTGAGATCGCCCGAGTCGATCAAAATGAGCTTGAGCGAGCGGCATCTGCTGCTGAAAGGAGAACTTGCTTTCGATTATCCGGTGGATGAGGAGGAGCTTATCCTGCATGAGCGTTTCCACGGGAAGTTCCAGCGGAAAGTGCTGCTTCCCAGCGATGTCGAGCTCGAGGGGGTTTCCACCGGCTATCGGCAAGGGCTGCTGACCGTTCGTTTCCGCAAAAAACCGATGACCGGCGCACGGCAAATTCCGCTGAACAGCGAAACCTGGGAAACATAAAGCTTCGGGAGGGAAGACGCATGGTGAAAATTATTTTTGGCGATTTGCGCATACAATCGATCTCACAATCGTCCGGCGTATTTTCGGGTGAAAACGAGACGGCCGGCTGGAAGCATTTCAGCAAAACAAACGAAGGGTTCGGGAAAGTGGCCGGCAATGACAATATGCTGGAGTCTAACTAT
The window above is part of the Paenibacillus hamazuiensis genome. Proteins encoded here:
- a CDS encoding Hsp20/alpha crystallin family protein; this encodes MDHPKALWNAIQNQAGKALGEEFWQEISRLIPNPGPRVDVYQTAEEVVVVIELPGLRSPESIKMSLSERHLLLKGELAFDYPVDEEELILHERFHGKFQRKVLLPSDVELEGVSTGYRQGLLTVRFRKKPMTGARQIPLNSETWET